From the genome of Danio rerio strain Tuebingen ecotype United States chromosome 2, GRCz12tu, whole genome shotgun sequence, one region includes:
- the pias4b gene encoding E3 SUMO-protein ligase PIAS4b isoform X3, whose protein sequence is MFICVCRICYSESIGVEEDQYPPNICVSVNHNNCPVQCTYSSNKLGLEPSRPCRPIDITSDLYLSFTNRFTVLWGNFGKSYSVAVYLVRLVSCQQLLDQLRSSSVEQEDVCRLRVSEKLRSDPETEVATTGLQVSLICPLVKLRMSVPCRSRGCAHLQCFDASFYLQMNEKKPRWSCPVCHRYAPFDELRIDSLLRDVLESSGEDVEEIEYLSDSTWKAVKHDKSDQNKGSARHPVKHNVNSKPVRDAVVDLTQSSSDDEDFQKEETVSTHIEDKSVHFRKSGIVKSARHKGRKTQVHTEKHRNGN, encoded by the exons atgtttatatgtgtttgtaGGATTTGCTACAGCGAGAGCATCGGTGTTGAGGAGGATCAGTATCCACCAAACATCTGCGTTTCAGTCAATCACAATAACTGTCCAGTACAG TGTACATATTCCTCCAATAAACTGGGGCTTGAGCCGTCTCGTCCGTGTCGGCCGATCGACATCACCTCTGACCTTTACCTGTCGTTTACAAACCGCTTCACAGTGCTGTGGGGGAACTTCGGCAAG aGTTACTCAGTGGCAGTGTATCTGGTGCGGTTGGTGTCGTGTCAGCAGTTGTTGGATCAGCTCCGCAGCTCCTCTGTCGAGCAGGAGGACGTCTGCAGACTCAGAG TTTCAGAGAAACTGCGCTCTGACCCTGAAACTGAGGTTGCCACTACAGGACTACAAGTGTCTCTCATTTGTCCA ctaGTGAAGCTGCGGATGTCAGTGCCGTGTCGTTCCAGAGGCTGCGCTCACCTGCAGTGTTTCGACGCTTCTTTCTATCTCCAGATGAACGAGAAGAAGCCCAGGTGGAGCTGCCCCGTCTGCCACAGATACGCCCCGTTTGATGAGCTGCGCATCGACAg tttgctGCGTGACGTTCTGGAGAGTTCTGGCGAGGATGTGGAGGAGATTGAATATCTGTCTGACAGCACGTGGAAAGCCGTAAAGCATGATAAAAGCGATCAAAACAAAGGCTCTGCTCGTCATCCTGTCAAACACA atGTGAATAGTAAACCAGTGAGAGACGCTGTGGTGGATCTGACTCAGAGTTCCTCGGATGATGAAGATTTCCAGAAGGAAGAGACCGTTTCCACACACATCGAGGACAAAAGTGTGCACTTCAGGAAATCTGGCATAGTCAAAAGCGCTCGACACAAAGGTCGAAAAACTCAGGTgcacacagaaaaacacagaaatggTAACTGA